In Gimesia panareensis, the genomic window TCCCATGGAAGGCGACCGCTTCTGCCTGACTGCGGAAGAAGCCGTCAAGCTGGTCGACGAAAACACGATCGGTGTGGTCGTGATCATGGGCAGTACCTTTGACGGTCGGTATGAAAACGTCAAAGAGGTCAACGATGCGCTGGTCAAACTGAACGCCGAGACCGGCTGGGACGTGCCAATTCATGTCGATGCGGCATCCGGCGGGTTCGTCGCTCCCTTCCTGCAACCCGACCTGGAATGGGACTTCCGCCTGCCGCTAGTCAAATCGATCAACACTTCCGGACACAAATTCGGTCTGGTTTATCCCGGTGTCGGCTGGGTGCTCTGGCGGAGTCGGGAGGAACTGCCTGAAGAACTGATCTTCCACTGTAACTACCTGGGGGGCGATCTGCCCAACTTCGCGTTGAATTTCTCCCGCCCCGGGAATCAGGTGGTAGCCCAGTACTTCAACTTCCTGCGACTGGGGCACGAAGGCTATCGTGAGATTCATCAGACTTCACAGGATGTGGCGCTGTATCTTTCCTCAGGCATCGCCGAACTGGGTCCCTTTGATCTGATCTCTGATGGGAGTGACATTCCCGTGTTTGCCTTTACCACGAATGAGAAAGCGAACTTCAGCGTGTTTGACATTTCCAGCAAAGTCCGTGAGCGAGGCTGGCTGGTCCCCGCTTACACCTTCCCGAAAAACCGGGAAGACCTGGCGGTGTTGCGCTGCGTCTGCAAGGAAGGCTTTACCCGCGACATGGCTGACATGCTGCTCGGCGACCTGCAGCATGCCATCGACTACTTTGCCCAGCGTCCGGATCATGAGCCGCAAACCGGAGGCTCCAGTTTCCACCATTGATCTCTGTGGCGGTTACTCTTTCAGTTCAAACGTGAACTCATTCGTACCCGCTTTGACATCTGCCTGGAGGGGACTCGCCTGCACATTGCGAAACTTTGTCGGAATGTGCGGATATTCTTTCTGCGGAGCGGGATTATCGGAAGTTCCTTCAGGAGGGGTGACGGCGACATTATACTTGCCCAGCACGACTTCCTGCAGTTCCACCTGGCCGGATTCGTTTAACGGGCCGGCTGCGCCCTCTCCTTTACCGGTCATCATCAGCCGCACATCACCTTCCGTGACAGGGGCGCCGTTATATGTGACGGAAATTGTCACTCCTGCTTTTTTCTTGGATTCGGCAGCACCACCACATCCAGACAGTATGATGCCCGCAGTCAGCAGTACAACTGCCAGTAACACCTTGGGCAGACCAGATCGCCGTAACATCATTTCGAATGATCCTCTTAAAAAAACAGTTTCAGATCGCAACAGCAAAGCCCCCGGCACTCATGACCGGGGGCTCTGTAGGAAATCAAGGAGCAAAATTCCAGCAAACCACAGGGAATGGATTAGAATTCACCCAGCACCTGGCCATCGTTCCGGGAACAGAGATTTGCCAGAGTACCGAAATTCAGGTTATCCGAAACAAAACGGACCCCGCCATCGACGAGCAGCACATGGGTTCCCCCGGTGTGGTAGGAGCCCAGAATCGTATTGGCCCCGTAGGTCCGGTAGGCTTCATCACCCGCGCCGGAGTTCCAGAAACTGTTGACAGAATACATGACGGTGGTCGTACCGGAGCCCCAGGTAGAACCGCTGCCGAGTGTATTTACCTTGGCAGTTGTTCCGATGCCATTCCAGCCACCGTAGTAGTTTGAACGACTGTCCTGGCCGTTCACCTGACCGGACTGTTCGCCGACCATAATCGTATTGGAAGTGCCGTCTTTGATATCTCGCATGCGATAACATTCATTGGGAGCCAGCACACCGTTATTACAGTAGGTTCCGTTTCCATAACCGGCGCCGGTTGCTGAGCAGACATTCGTCCGTCCTGCCGGGTCCGGTGTGGCCCCTGCAATCCCGACGTAATCCATGGTCTGCCCCAGGTCGTAATTGTTTTTCACGTTACCACTGTCATTGGCGCTGTTCCCATGCGGACAGGAAGGGCAATTATACACGGGAACGCGTAACGTTTTCAGCACTTCGTTTGTGCCTGCCCCGGAACCGTAGCCATAAGAGCCCCCACTGTTCTTTGAGGCAAAGCCGCCCACGGAAGTACCGATGTTGAAATTCATCTTGTTATAAGCCGGTGCCTGATCCAGGAAAGGGAGAATGGAAGCACGCCAGTTCGGTCTCCAGTGAGCGCCCTGCTCACCTATGGGAAAGCGGAGGTAGGCATCATGGTAGTTGTGTATTGCCAGTCCCATCTGTTTCAGATTGTTCTTGCACGTACTGCGACGAGCGGCTTCACGTGCCTGCTGGACGGCCGGCAAGAGGAGAGCAATCAGGATGGCAATGATGGCAATCACGACTAACAGTTCAATCAGTGTGAAACCACGTTTGCGTACGTTGTGCCTGCAAAACATGACAGTTTCCTTTAGAAATTAAAATAGAACCATAAAACGGAAGATTAAATGACGTTTCTTTCACTAAGCAGCGATAGCAAATGAGGCAGGACTCATGGGCAGGATCACACGAGTGTTCTCAATTCAATCGTGAGGCAGCTGAGGAAGGTCAACACGTGAATGTGACGCCTGTTTCAGTCGTTCTCTCGTCAACAGCTTGAAAGATCAACTTCAATTCGCAGTAGACAGATCTCCCGGGAACAACAGAAATCACATTTGGTAGTGATCAATAAAACAATTTACTGGTAAAGCGAATCTCATGCCAAAACAGCCGGAGGCTGATCGCTCCGAACTCTGCAGAAAGGACACACACCCCGCAAACAGTCGACCTGAGGGTCTGCTGTTCAAATGACTTTATATTTTTACAAGCCAAAATTGATTGAGAAATCACTGCTTAGATTTGATTTCCTGCGGCGGATCGCTCAGTATGAATCTGACCCGCGACTGGCAGGGAGGGAGTTTCCCATTTTTATTTTTTTTTAAAAAGTTACTTCCCGCGCAGATCGTATCAATCGTTATTTGCGCAGTAAAATGGCACTCTGATGAGAAACAGGCCTTCAACCTCCCCGCCGGAACAACGCCGTCGCGGGTTGCATTATCGCTGAAATCCACATAACCGTCACAGCAAGGAACTACCATGCGCTTCACTCCTCTGGCCGTCTGTCTGTTCACCGTTTCGAGCTTTTTCCTCACTTACTCCGATGCCCTGGCGAAAGTCGGCGTCTCAGCTCCAGCCCCTGCGGACGCGGAAGTTCTGCTGGATGGCAGCCGGGAGATGCTGGATCAGAAATGGACCTACTGGAAAGGTCCCCGTTTCAATTCTGCGTTGCCCATCAAATGGAAAGTCGTCGAAGACCCCGTTGATAAGGGTACCGTGATCATGTCCGACGATCCGGCAGCAGCAGGCGGTAAATTTGGCGCCGCGGATATTGTCACCAAACAGAAATACCGCGACTTCCGGCTGCACGTTGAATTCCTGGTGATGAAGCCGGGCGGCAACAGTGGTGTCTATCTGCAGAACCGCTATGAAATCCAGATTTTAGACGGAGACAAAACCAAACACGGGATGGGAGCCGTAATCAACAAAACGGAATCCCCCTACCACGCCTATAACGGCACCGGAAAATGGAATGCCTATGACATCACCTTTCGGGCCGCCCGTTTCAAGGATGGCAAGCTGGTTGAGAAACCCCTGGTCACCGTCTACTTCAACGGCAAAAAAGTCCACGAAAACGTGACCATCGATAAAGTCTGGGGCGGCGCGAACTCCGGTCTGGACGGCGGCAACAACAATGGTTTCGGCATCACCGACCGGCCCGGCGGCATCAAGCTGCAGTGTGAAGGACACGACGTCCGTTTTCGCAATGTCTGGATTAAACCACTGGACCTGAAAACCGCCGACACCGATTTTAAAGAATAGTAAGGCCTACTTCTTCTTCGGGGGAATATCGTGCTGGTAGAGCAGTTTCCCCTTTTCGTCGTGAAACAGGAATGAAAGCGTCGCCGGCTGCTGCTTGTCAGCTGGCGTGACTTTCACTTCCAGAAAACCGCCCGACCGTGGATCCTGGTAGTAGGGTTGCTTGATCTCACCTTTGGGGTCGGTCGACTTCGGATCACCGGGCTTGCGTCCCAGTCGCGAATTGGCATCGACCAGTGCACCACTGGAGAACTCTTCGAACCCGCTGGGATCGACGGAGTGATACTGCCAGTGACGATCACCACAGACGATAAAGAAGTTCTGCTGATCCAGCCCGTTCTCCTTGAGCCACTTGAAGAACTCATCCCGTTCGTGTCGGAACCCGCCGATGTCGCAGTGATTATCGGTCTTGCGTAAGTCATCCGGGCCGATCATCGGTGTTGGGGAGACCAGCACCTTGTAGGTGGCATCACTCTCTTTGAGTGTCTTCTTGAGCCATTCCTTCTGTTCCTTCCCCCAGATCGATTTCTCTGGTCCGTCTTTCATGGCGTTCGGGCTGCGGTACATCCGGTTTTCCGGGAGCCAGATCTGCAGATCTTTGCTTACGCGGTGCGTGCGGTAGGTTTTGGCATCCTTATCTCCCATAGGCGCCACCGGCAGCTGTTCGAGCATCATGGCCCGCCCTTCCGCGGGAGTGGGATGATGGTCGCCGGTATTGTCGCCGTCGTCGATGCGGTAATCGTGATCGTCAATTTCCCAGTACGTCGGCACCATGGCAAACATGTCACGATAGCGGGGCTGAATGAACTGCTCGTGCCACTTCTGTCTCATTTCGGGAATGGTTTTCGCGCGGGGATTATCGGGTGTGTCGTAGTAAACGTTATCCCCGGTACCGATGAAAAACAGGGGCTTGAGCTTCAGAATGGTCTCCAGCGCCGGGTAACCCAGATCCTTATCGGGGCCGGAATAGGGCTGCGGGAGATTCGTATTGTTTTCAATCAGATGCTGCTTTTTGTCGATCCGATTGTCGCCATGAAACTTGGCGTAGTTCATCCCGGTCACGACGACAAAGTTCACAGGCTCTGCCAGTGTGGGGCCGAGCAGCGTCTCAAACCGGGCCACCGGTCCCGCGTGCAGATGTTCTGCCGTCTTGCCGATTTCGGTTTTGCATTCATACTTCGTTCCAGGAGCCAGTCCTGTAAAGGAGGCCCGGGTGATAAAATCATGATCGGCAACCGCCTCAATCACCTGGGGATTGTCTTTGATTTCTCCCCCCTCTTTTCCGGAAACGGGTTGCAGTGTAAATTTGACAAATCCCGGAGCTCCTTTGACATCCCGATCGACCAGCTTGTCGGTCTCAGTCAGGCGGATCTGTACCAGCGCACTGGAAGGAGTGAGTTCTCCCACCATGATGCCCATCCCGGCCAGTGGTTCCCCGGCATGTGCTTCGTCGGCGTGTTTTTCATCGGGAATGGGAGCTGCTTCCCCCTGCTCGGCCACCGGGGCCGGCGTTGTGGGTTCGGATTTTGCACAGCCAAAAAGCAACAACAGACTTAACAGACAGCAGAATCTCATGTTGAGCACTCCCTTGAAGAATAGACCTGGTTGTGAGAGGAAACTTCATTCTATTGATTTCCAGCGCCCGCCCCAACTCAAAAAGGGATTGAAATCATGCTTTCGGCAGACGCTTCCTGTTTTTAGAAAAACCGGTCAGAATCAACTTGCCGCCGATCATCCACTTTCGGCACAATGGTAACTGAAATATTCCTGCCCAGACGACAATTGTTTTAAGAAAAGATGCATTATGAAAACGCTCAGACTGATCCCGTTGCTGCTCCTCTGCCTGGCTCCATTTTCACAATCTGCCCTCGCAGAACAGGACGCGAAAGAAGCCTGGCAGAAACTGGTCCGCTCTCCCCGGTTCAATAAGCGGCCTGCGTTTCAGTTTGTCAAAAATAATCCCAAGCTGCCCAATGTCCTGCTCTATGGAGATTCGATTTCCATCGCCTATACCGACGCAACCCGGGAAGCCCTGAAAGGGAAGGCCAACGTTTACCGCCTGTACTGTAACGGCGGCGATTCGTCTTCGTTTATCCAGAAGATGAAAACCATGCACACCACGATGGGTCAGGAAGACCTGAAAGATCACTGGGATTTTAAGTGGGATGTGATCCATTTCAATGTGGGTCTGCACGATCTGAAATACATGAACGGCAAAAAGCTGGATCGCGTCAACGGGAAACAGGCCATTTCACCAGCCGACTATGAAAAGAATCTGCGGGCGATTATTGCTTACCTCAAAAAACTGGCACCGAATGCGAAACTGATCTTTGCGACAACCACCCCGGTACCGGAAGGGGAGCCAGGGCGGATCGCCGGCGATGCCGCAAAGTACAACCAGATCGCATTAAAAGTCCTCAAAGACTATCCCGAGATCGCCGTCGATGACCTGCATGCGTTTACCAAGCCGCACCATGCAAAGTGGTGGTCCAAGCCGGGCAACGTGCACTACAACACTGCCGGTTACACCGCGCAGGGTCAAGAAGTAGCCCGGGTGATTGAGCAGCAGCTCAAAAAACAGGACTGAGGAAATCAGAGATTCGGACCGGCTACTGCTGGTCCAGAATCTCTTTGATCTCACCCATCATTTCCTTCGATCGCGTATTGACCGTCTGCATGGCTCGGTCCACTTTGGACTGAGCCAGTTCCGGCTTCGCATCGATTTTCAACAGGGCCCGGGTGATCT contains:
- a CDS encoding glutamate decarboxylase, which gives rise to MLHGQKNPNEEDSSSFITPAYGGRYTREPIPKYLIPEEGLPPKVAYNLIRDELILDGNSRLNLATFVTTWMEDEARQLMSETFDKNMIDKDEYPQTAEIELRCTNMLAQLWNSPSEENSVGCSTIGSSEAAMLGGMALKWNWRKRREAQGKPADKPNMVMGINVQVCWEKFCRYWEIEPRFVPMEGDRFCLTAEEAVKLVDENTIGVVVIMGSTFDGRYENVKEVNDALVKLNAETGWDVPIHVDAASGGFVAPFLQPDLEWDFRLPLVKSINTSGHKFGLVYPGVGWVLWRSREELPEELIFHCNYLGGDLPNFALNFSRPGNQVVAQYFNFLRLGHEGYREIHQTSQDVALYLSSGIAELGPFDLISDGSDIPVFAFTTNEKANFSVFDISSKVRERGWLVPAYTFPKNREDLAVLRCVCKEGFTRDMADMLLGDLQHAIDYFAQRPDHEPQTGGSSFHH
- a CDS encoding DUF1559 domain-containing protein; this translates as MFCRHNVRKRGFTLIELLVVIAIIAILIALLLPAVQQAREAARRSTCKNNLKQMGLAIHNYHDAYLRFPIGEQGAHWRPNWRASILPFLDQAPAYNKMNFNIGTSVGGFASKNSGGSYGYGSGAGTNEVLKTLRVPVYNCPSCPHGNSANDSGNVKNNYDLGQTMDYVGIAGATPDPAGRTNVCSATGAGYGNGTYCNNGVLAPNECYRMRDIKDGTSNTIMVGEQSGQVNGQDSRSNYYGGWNGIGTTAKVNTLGSGSTWGSGTTTVMYSVNSFWNSGAGDEAYRTYGANTILGSYHTGGTHVLLVDGGVRFVSDNLNFGTLANLCSRNDGQVLGEF
- a CDS encoding 3-keto-disaccharide hydrolase — its product is MRFTPLAVCLFTVSSFFLTYSDALAKVGVSAPAPADAEVLLDGSREMLDQKWTYWKGPRFNSALPIKWKVVEDPVDKGTVIMSDDPAAAGGKFGAADIVTKQKYRDFRLHVEFLVMKPGGNSGVYLQNRYEIQILDGDKTKHGMGAVINKTESPYHAYNGTGKWNAYDITFRAARFKDGKLVEKPLVTVYFNGKKVHENVTIDKVWGGANSGLDGGNNNGFGITDRPGGIKLQCEGHDVRFRNVWIKPLDLKTADTDFKE
- a CDS encoding alkaline phosphatase D family protein; its protein translation is MRFCCLLSLLLLFGCAKSEPTTPAPVAEQGEAAPIPDEKHADEAHAGEPLAGMGIMVGELTPSSALVQIRLTETDKLVDRDVKGAPGFVKFTLQPVSGKEGGEIKDNPQVIEAVADHDFITRASFTGLAPGTKYECKTEIGKTAEHLHAGPVARFETLLGPTLAEPVNFVVVTGMNYAKFHGDNRIDKKQHLIENNTNLPQPYSGPDKDLGYPALETILKLKPLFFIGTGDNVYYDTPDNPRAKTIPEMRQKWHEQFIQPRYRDMFAMVPTYWEIDDHDYRIDDGDNTGDHHPTPAEGRAMMLEQLPVAPMGDKDAKTYRTHRVSKDLQIWLPENRMYRSPNAMKDGPEKSIWGKEQKEWLKKTLKESDATYKVLVSPTPMIGPDDLRKTDNHCDIGGFRHERDEFFKWLKENGLDQQNFFIVCGDRHWQYHSVDPSGFEEFSSGALVDANSRLGRKPGDPKSTDPKGEIKQPYYQDPRSGGFLEVKVTPADKQQPATLSFLFHDEKGKLLYQHDIPPKKK
- a CDS encoding SGNH/GDSL hydrolase family protein is translated as MKTLRLIPLLLLCLAPFSQSALAEQDAKEAWQKLVRSPRFNKRPAFQFVKNNPKLPNVLLYGDSISIAYTDATREALKGKANVYRLYCNGGDSSSFIQKMKTMHTTMGQEDLKDHWDFKWDVIHFNVGLHDLKYMNGKKLDRVNGKQAISPADYEKNLRAIIAYLKKLAPNAKLIFATTTPVPEGEPGRIAGDAAKYNQIALKVLKDYPEIAVDDLHAFTKPHHAKWWSKPGNVHYNTAGYTAQGQEVARVIEQQLKKQD